A stretch of the Streptomyces sp. NBC_00078 genome encodes the following:
- a CDS encoding NUDIX domain-containing protein — MSETQASPPNSAPDSHCSSCGAPYEEGVSGWPRTCPACRAVAYRNPLPVAIALQPVYDTKGTALVVITRTIAPARGGIALPGGYIDDREDWRQAVVRELKEETGIDAASRDVRLIDAMSSPDGHLLLFGLLPERSAEGLPQSAATDETEGWHLLRRAEELAFPLHTLAVRAWFEGRYV; from the coding sequence GTGTCCGAAACTCAAGCCTCACCCCCCAACTCCGCGCCCGACTCCCACTGTTCGAGCTGCGGAGCGCCCTACGAGGAGGGCGTCTCCGGTTGGCCCCGCACCTGTCCGGCCTGCCGTGCGGTGGCCTACCGCAACCCGCTGCCCGTGGCGATCGCGCTCCAACCCGTGTATGACACGAAGGGCACTGCCCTCGTCGTCATCACAAGAACCATCGCCCCCGCGCGCGGGGGCATAGCCCTGCCCGGCGGTTACATCGACGACCGCGAGGACTGGCGGCAGGCCGTCGTCCGTGAACTCAAGGAAGAGACCGGTATCGACGCGGCGAGCCGTGACGTACGGCTCATCGACGCCATGAGCTCCCCGGACGGGCATCTGCTGCTGTTCGGGCTCCTCCCGGAGCGATCGGCCGAGGGTCTTCCCCAGTCTGCGGCCACGGACGAGACGGAGGGCTGGCACCTCCTGCGCAGAGCGGAAGAACTCGCCTTCCCGCTGCACACGCTGGCCGTGCGGGCCTGGTTCGAAGGCCGGTACGTCTGA